One Arachis hypogaea cultivar Tifrunner chromosome 18, arahy.Tifrunner.gnm2.J5K5, whole genome shotgun sequence genomic window, CTTTGATTACTTGTGGAGCTTCTTCATTCCCCCTTGAACTTGATTTGAAGCAATAAACTGTTTTAACTGGAACAGCAATGTTCTGGTCAAGGTTTGAAAGGAAATAGAGTCCCTTTTGTGTTTCTTCTGAAGGCTTCACTTTTGTTGGTTCTCCTATTTGCCTTACAACAAGTTCAAATTTTGAGCCATGCCCATTTTCCATCTTGAGATAATTAATAACCTTTctgaagaaaaaagggaaaaaaatgtgTGTGTGAgatttaagaaattatataaaaaaaaaatagttttgaaaGCATTTAGGCCCGTTTGGGAAGTgtcaaaaataacttttttagaCTTTtcacttatgaaaagtagtagtattaatatctggtgcaattttcaaaaccaaattgcagctttctaagaagctatttaggagcttataaagaagttaaaaaaaatgacttctctcgtaatactgctattttttatcacatttttataaaataagtacttttagaactaaaaatccaaacacaaaataacttattataaactacttttaatatagtcatttattgtttaagttattttttcaaaCTGGAATCTGTCGGCCAAAAATCAgctactaattttttattttgtaaaaataagAACATAATATCTAATGATGCATttagtttgtgtttttattttttatttttaaaaatttattaagcaaaaacaaaaaaaaattattattttcactatttttttcataaaattctaaaataaaaaataaaaatacaaactaaacgtaaaatgtatttataaaaaaaattaataaaattatattttttgtttttttataaaattctaaaaacagaaattactttaaaaaaaacacaaaataaacaaggctaattttttttggtatggaaaaaatattggtgtttttgttgaaaatgggAGTATTTAGTGTAATTACAGATGGGTGGATTTTTTGGATGGGAAGCCAACAGGTGGGGGGCGTGTTgcaacacgtggggggcgtgatGGACACGTGGCAGCATTCTGGCCAACACGTGGGGAGCGTGTTGGACACGTGGCAGCTTCTTAGCCAACACGTGGGAGACGTGTTGAATGATTTCCATACTATTGTAATACActttaaatatcaatattcaaccaaaGTCCAAAACACCATCTCTccttccatattaaaaataatttctgaataaACAACCCCTAAATAATTCAAATAACTTAGACTTATGGTTCGTTGAATATATACATGTCATAGCAAAAGGAacagatatgattgaaatttgaaaGACAATGTAAGAGTTTTACCGGAATCTTTAATGCAAGCCTTtatgttgaatgatttaatgaAGTGAAATTTGTTTTGGACATTTGGTGCATGGTTAGAGAAGTTTATATAATAAGTGCTGAGGGTATTTTGGTCAACATGTTCATTTGAAATTTAATACACTTATGTTTCCGTCCTTTTATTAGTACAGTAGACTTTAAATAAACACTTCAATTAAGGTCGGTTGAATATTCGTTCTATTTTCAAAGTATAacttttaatttttggatttatCTATCATATGTTTTAAGAGTAtaagttaaaaattataaattaattttttttattaaaaatataaaaaatttaagtttttaatgtatttattttatatttattaaataaaaaatttaaaaataaatttatcatgtgTTTTAAAGACAcatattagttaaatttttatttttttattttaagcgttttttttttatgaatggttaaaatttttttaacattttttttctgaCTAGTCTAATGATAATAGGAAGATAATTACTATGACATGCATATCACCACCAAACACTATTTTGTTTCATCTtaatttttttcccattttttcttAATACACTTATCAAATACTATCTTATGCAATTGAAATTGCACTCATTTCAATTGGAAATGTTTCATTTTTATTTGagctattttgttaaaaaaattgctAGCTGTTAGTACTTTAAAAGTACTATTtaggaatttgaaaaagaaaaatttatcattgaaatgTGAAATAGTGAGACTATTTGAtctatctttttatattttaaaaaataatataagataaacaatataaaatattttttttttctaaatgctaagaacaaaaatattaaaaaattttactgAATTGTGTCCTGACTcctaacaaaaattataaaaaaaatattaaaaacttgttaaattttttatgtatttaatataggtttaattactctgttgtctctatagttttgtgaaatttttaattagatctctatactttttttttaattaggtttctgcactaatttttttttcaattaagtccctcttagtagtaattggcttaattttataaggacccaactaaaaaaaagaattgatacaagaacctaaataaaaggaaaaaaatatagggacccaattaaaaaaaaattggtacaggagctcaattaaaaaaatatatatataaggacttaattgaaaattttgtgaaactacagcagaataattaaacctttaatatattaaaaatataaaaaaatatatttttatgataaattaatttatatattcttaaaacacaattaacatgaataaaccGTACCTACCCTTAAGTTTTCGATATGAAGGCACATAGagtgaaaattcaaaaacataatcTATTTTGTACCATTCttaatcattttatttttattaggaaAGACCTATATTTGGTTGGACCCCTCATTAAAATATAGGAATTTGGTAGGGACATTAGTGGTATTTTCATGGGTACCAATTTCAAAGTTGATAAGAGCAATTAAATGAACGCAGACATTATGTGCGGCATTGTTTTAATTGATATTCTCAATTTCTTGTCATATAAATTATGATTTCACActatataaaatttaagataaaaacatatatataatataagttcATACTTTATAAAatcatttgaaaaaaaatcaagagTATCAATTTGTAGCATTTTTTAATTTGGAGGCAAAGTTGTAACTGTAGAGAGCAGGAAAACGGGTAATGCTAGGAAGATAAAAAAAACTAtcagaacttgtcttatttagcattcattaattgtcgtaacaattaataaatgttaaataagacaagttatggttatttttggctgatttttttttgttaccaaatattTCCGACACACAAAATATTAGATAAGTGGTGTATGGTCTAGGAAGATTGAGTCTTTGACTCTTAATTTTCATATTAATATAGCTACATGTAtggttttcaaaataaataaataaataatctagATCTGATTTGTGTAaatgaagtatatatatatatatatatatatatatatatatatatatatatatatatatatatatatatatatatatatatatatatagtattacaGTTAGCATTTATTTGCCCATTTTGGTGTAGCTAGAAATTCAACTTGTTAATTTGTTTCATTTGCCAGCCATACTATCAATTTGTCACATACCCATATCTAACCCAAAGCGTCAAAATcaagaaataattttatttttttttatctatctaTTTTAAAAGCATATTATAAATGGTTAGTTGAAGAGTATTGATCATAAGGTCTCAGTAGCAGAGGATGAGAGTTGAAGTGCACAAATGAATATAAACTTTGTTTATATTTAGACGTCATGGATTTTGTAGTTTGTGGCAAGGCCGCAAGGCActcatataaatatttaatattttttaaccaaaagaagagagaaatttttattataaagtaATTCCAAGACGGTGGATGCATGTGCAAAACTTATGCCTCAATTGCTCAAATGTCTTCAACCgattgaataaaaataagaataaaatatgaCCCTAGGGAGGTGATCTTTTCTAGTATATATTTTTAGTTCATCTGTTATATCTTTAAACCAAACACTCATCATCTCctataaagaaaaaatttaaataaattacatCTTAATCTATTTTTGATAATCTAAAAGGTGACTTACAAAATATCCCTAAAATGTAAATTTGCTAATCCAACCGACTAAATTAATTGGGGTCACAAGGCCATTAATTAGGCAGATTAGCCCATTGATTGTCCGCTTAAGGTGCAATGGTTTTCctccttttctgtttcttttgtgGATAATCTTAATTAGTATCTCACTCATTTTACTTGTTTCTTTTATAAGAAAATCGATcatcgtttttttttttgttttcggaCATGCCAGTCGATGTTTGACTTATCAAACGGcccaagaaacaacaaaagaagtCCACTGGTAACAATAATTCAGACAGAAACAAAAGAAATCCTTAATCATTTTAAGTGATTTCACTCCAAATATCAAACCTGCATAAGTGGCCCATTTCGTCCAGCTTATACCACAAGTTTTGAATCCAGAGTTATATTCCAAAATTACGATTATATATGTATGTCTGGGTTAAAAGATTACCATCAATAAAACGAACACATTTCAAGGACccaaaaattcaacaaataaaatttaagaacatGACATTGATCTAAATTAGAAGGAAATATAGTTTACAGGCAggtgaaaaagaaattataaaaaaaaactattcaatgagaaaataaaatatcaCATCAGTAATACAGGGAACTGGGTTAATCTAATATGGTACAAAGTACAAACCTAATTTAGATCATCTATCACAAAATGTCACAACTCAAACCAAATATCTACCATAGCTTAACCTATAGAGACAGCTGATAGGAGAATCATCAAGATAAACTCTAGCTATTGGACTGACCCAATTGCCTCTAATTTCTGCACAGGTCAAATATTATTTATCCCTCTAAAGTTTCAagcttcatcatcatcaccctcatcgtCTTTTGCTCCATCTCCAtctccatcaccatcaccatcaccatcaccatcattatcatcatcgtcTTCTCCTTCAACTTCCTCATCAGACATGTTATTAATTACATCTGTAATTATATCCTTCACCTCTGCTTTTCTATGCATTAAATCCAGGCCAAAGTGGGTACCTGCCAACATTACATTAAAGAATATCATTTCAATAATTCATTTCCCTTCTTTCAGGAATGACATGTAATGTATGTCGATGAAAAGAGATCATACCAAGTTGCCTGAGGATATCAGATAGAGTTGCCTGAATCAAAGAAAGTCAAATTAAATCAGAACTTAACATTTGGAAGAAAGATTGATTGCCACAGAAGTCACTACTTACAGTATTAAAATCAACTTCCTTCAGAATATCGACTACAACTGCATGCATGTCCTCCCTGCTAGGTTCCTTCTTGGACTTCTTACTACCTTTTCCTTTCCCTAACAATGGCATTGGAACAGAATAATTTGAGATAGAAAATTTACAAACAGCCACATACTTAAAAAGTACAGAACCATGCTGTGTAACTTGATACGAATTCATATCAACGGTGTGTTTATCAGGATGGTAAAAATGGGGAGGCAAATTTCATGTGAGATCTGTAATTGTCAGCATTTagctcatccatgaaaacttATGTCCTATTTTTTCCCCCAACCAAACACCTGAGAAGGAAAGTTTCCCGAAACAGTTTGACAGGACTACTTGATCAAGGTTAACAACTTCTAAAACTATTTTGCACAAACAACAGAATGCTAACTGAAATAGAGTAAGCACTACAGATAACATCATGtgtaaattgggaaaaatgcaaTCAATTCACCTTGATCCTTCACTGAAGCTTTTGACGGCTTCTCTGTTTGTTTTTTGCTTGCAGCCTTTCCCTTAGTATCCGACTTTTCACTAGAGGTTTTCTGCTTCTTGGATGCAGAAGCATTATCCTGGTCAGTCTTTTTTGAAGAGGACTTCTTCGGAGTTTTCTCAACACTCTTAGCAGCCTTCACAGATGTCTTCTTGCCTGAAGTAGATTTCTCTCCTACTTTGCCAGTTGAACCCTCTTTTGCAATCTTTTTAGGAGTGCGCTTTTGGGTGCTTggtttttcttcctcttcctctgatTTATTTTCCTCTTCACTTTCATCATTTGGAACTccaacatcttcatcatcatgagATGCCTCTTCAGCATCCGACACTTCCTCTTTatcatcctcctcaacatcagaaGACTGTTTTCTCTTTTTACCAACATCCGAACGTTGCTTTTGCTTCtggaaatatcaaatatatcaaaGTGATTAAAACCATTGAAGCCTATGTGTAATACTCCTGATGAATAAGCAAGTCACAACCCAAATCCTCCAGATATGCACGGaagagaaaaacaaacaaaattggtcaattatgataaaaaaaaaaaaaatccagatgGAAAGTTAAGATGATCATTTGCTTTCATAATTGACAGAATGCAGAAACTTAACAAGAAAGCTAAGTATCTCCAATTATCTAAAGGCAAAATAAGTGCTAAAACCAGACAAAACAACTCAGCAGAAACTGCCAATAGTTAGAAAGCAACTTGGTTGAGCTACTGCATTCACAATTATACCAGATTGCAACACAAAGCACCTGGAACTAAACAAACTCCACAGAGAGGTAATCTTAGATAGAATACAAGCTAAGATAGTTAAGTTTCTGACAGAAAACCCAACACAAAGAAGTTATTGGAACATGTTAAACAAGAGAGTGCAATCACACTAAACAGGCTGATGTGGACTAGCAGCAAAGCAGATGCAATATTTCAACAGGGAATATCAACAATTTTAAGAAGCAAAAAACAATGAACACAGAACAGAACCAGAAAACAAAACAGGTATAAACTATTGCTGTAGGGTTAAAGTGAATATAATCATATTTAAGTCCTATTAGAAGTTCACCTCTACTCTCTCTTGCTCTCTCACACACACAATCAAATGCAGCTAGGATTAAAGTGAATATAATCATATTTAAGTCATATTTAAGTCAAACTCTAGAACTGACCAAATAAGATACATTTAGGAGGAATGGAGGATACTAAATCATCACCAAAGCAATGTCAGTGAGCAAAACTTGAAGAATTTGTAACATAAGTATCAGAATTAGAAGCGATAGATTGCACATCAAAGCTTAGTGATCGACTTATAAGCAGCAGAACAAATATAATTTAGTAATGAAAACACACCTTGGCATGTGTTTCTGTAGATCCTTCCCCAGGGGATTTGTTAGGAGTTGCCTTTCTGGTTCGTTTTTTACCCTTCTGCAAAAAATAGAAGCATATTTCTAAGTTCAAACATCTAAAATACATGAAATCTAAACAAATAAAGATACATATTAGAGTTTAAAGAATGTGCATGGATTCATTGACACAAATAATTAGATGTAGAGGAATTTATTTCCATCAATCCAGCTGTTGAATTATAGTTGCCAACTTGCCATATTGATCATGCATGTCAAATACAACAAATAAGAAAAGTATCGGAGACACATGGttgattttcttttagtttgaaatGATATAATGTTAATTCCAAGACATCTAGTTGAACTACAAAACAATTTAGAAAGAATCaaaatgaaaaatcaagagatacATGAGGAATGTTTTTAACCAAACCGCTCAAACTATAATATGTTGTTATTTCACAaagtatattatttattttataaacaaaaaacttAATTGATCAAGAACCTTATATAATAATCCAGAGATAACAAACCTGCTCTTTATCAGCAAGAAGAACATCAGTCGTAGCATGTGGGGACTCCAAAAATTCCAACAACTTTATAGACAGTTCTTCCTGAAATCATGTATAATGTGATAACTTAGTTTCAAATCAAAAGATAGCAAAATCCTTTCTAGAAATAAGGGGCTGTGGATCAAGGAGAATTAAATCAGTACTTACCTTCTTCACATTGGCCTTGTTTATTGGAATATTAAGAACATCACAAAAGTCCAACAACTTTTCTTTTACACACTTGTCAATCCTCTCCTTCACCTTTGCCCGTTGTTTTTCCTACAAACAATATTTTAATTGCGGGTCAATCTCAACCTCAGATGCTCAATGTTTGAGAAATGACATAGGACATGAAAAGTGAAAACAGAAAATTCAGCAATATAGTTAATAGAAGACGAACATGGTGAGCTATCCAACAACAAAGTGTTAGGAACAAATTTTATGGGCAGGTCAGGGTAGGAGACACAGGACAAAGGCATGTGACAGGCCTAATTCAGTGAATTGATTACTATGTAATTAGGAGTGGCTAGGGTGAGTATGGCCATTTCAGAGTTGTTAGAACATAAGAAGTTGGAGGGAGAAATACATAGGGAAAGGGAAGCCACAGATACCTTGTCTGACATTTTGTAATTGTTGTGGGACTAACAGTCTAGGAACACCTCAGAGAGAAAGAAATATTAAAAACATCAGAACCATTTAGGGTTCTTGACACTTTGGCAAGGGTTCCAAAGTAATTTACAATTTTCCCTTCAATCCTTACTACTACTAATTATACTTGTGCTAACATAACATACCTCATTTTCAGTCCACACAAAACCAGAAAACTGCCCTATATTTCTCTTTAAATTGTGTGCCTGCAAAACAATCAGGGACAGCCATGTTGTTGATACAAGCAAAAATGTgaacaataaaattaattttttaggaAATGAGAAACAACAAGAACAATTCACCAAAATCACCACCTTAGATTTCTTCCCAAAAAGTATATTATGAAGCAATTGGAGGTTGTCATCAGGTTTTCTCTTGGATAACTTGAAAGCCACTGAAACAGTTTATACATTAACTTCAACACTAACCAGCGAAAAGATAATTAGAAGTTAAAACAAGCTAAAAACTTGGAAATCTGCAAAGATAATATCCTATAGATATCAATACTACAGAAAACAAGAAGATTCAGACCTCCCTAAGAATACCATactgaatgaaaaacacaaataaaagctCTGCGACTAAGCATCTGAAAATAAATGAATCAGAATTCAGAAACCAATCTAATCACAATAGTACGGAATAGCatcccaaaataaaagaaatgaagaagtGCAAAACAACAAATACAGAAGTAATAAAGAAAAATTACCAAACCCTACATAAAATCAATGAAAGCACTTTAACACACTAATGCAAGAACGCCAGTGCTAGTCAAATGGTACCTCAAATAATACCCATAGTCACTTGATCAATAAGCTACCAGCAAGCAACACTTattatttcaaccaaaaacaattcTAGAATAAGGTGCAAATAACAAAATCCAGAAAAGCACAGTGCAGCTATAGATTTTTGTTGTGGCAAAAATAACAGGGTCTAAATGTAAAGCCATTGAACCACTTGAACCTACCATTAGGGATATCCTTAAGCTGCTCACCACGACCCTGAAACCCGAAGAAATTTACACAATCAAATCCAAATTACCAATACTTAATTCCTCAaaaggacaaaaataaattgtttctcgaagaaaatatatataaaacatgTCTACAGACAAGTTATTCAAATCTATatctttcttaatggtttcatctATAGTTCTGTTTGATCTCGCGCTACCTGAACCTATGGAGCTACATTCCATCTAAAACTATATAGCATAAATCTGAAAAATTGAGTAAGATAGCGTGGAAAGACAGGAGCGTACCTTTGCAATTGCGAGCGCTTTACCAGCTGAGGACCTCGAAGACCTCGCCGGCGATGGCACAGAGTAGCGCTCTACCGTCTTTCTCTCCCTCGTCGGCCGGTCACTTACCGGAGTAATCGGTTCCTTCTTCTCGGGGACTTCTTTCTTACTCGCTTTCTCCTTCTTCGACTTTGCTTCGGTTCCCTTACCCTTCTTCGCCTTCTCAGTACCTTCAGCTTCGTCTTCGTCTTCAGCTTCTTCATCCTCCTCCGCGTCCTCTCCGTctccttcctcctcctcttcgtcTTTCACTGCATCGTCACcgtccttctcttcttcttgctcttctttctcttcttcgtcaccaccttcctcttctccttcttctacctTGTTACCctctttcttctcctcctcctcttcttctacctTGGATTCTTGAGCAGCTTCCTTTGACTCGTCTTCCTTCGAATTCCCCTCGTCATGCTCTTCCTCTTCGGGCTTTGCTTCGGGTGGAGCTCCCTGTTGGTCTTGGTTCTCAGGTTCGGGTTTAGGTTCGGA contains:
- the LOC112769110 gene encoding DEK domain-containing chromatin-associated protein 1, which gives rise to MATETLEENKPQQEPPKPDADSAPKSDPQSEPKPEPENQDQQGAPPEAKPEEEEHDEGNSKEDESKEAAQESKVEEEEEEKKEGNKVEEGEEEGGDEEEKEEQEEEKDGDDAVKDEEEEEGDGEDAEEDEEAEDEDEAEGTEKAKKGKGTEAKSKKEKASKKEVPEKKEPITPVSDRPTRERKTVERYSVPSPARSSRSSAGKALAIAKGRGEQLKDIPNVAFKLSKRKPDDNLQLLHNILFGKKSKAHNLKRNIGQFSGFVWTENEEKQRAKVKERIDKCVKEKLLDFCDVLNIPINKANVKKEELSIKLLEFLESPHATTDVLLADKEQKGKKRTRKATPNKSPGEGSTETHAKKQKQRSDVGKKRKQSSDVEEDDKEEVSDAEEASHDDEDVGVPNDESEEENKSEEEEEKPSTQKRTPKKIAKEGSTGKVGEKSTSGKKTSVKAAKSVEKTPKKSSSKKTDQDNASASKKQKTSSEKSDTKGKAASKKQTEKPSKASVKDQGKGKGSKKSKKEPSREDMHAVVVDILKEVDFNTATLSDILRQLGTHFGLDLMHRKAEVKDIITDVINNMSDEEVEGEDDDDNDGDGDGDGDGDGDGAKDDEGDDDEA